From a region of the Enterobacter sp. JBIWA008 genome:
- the sufC gene encoding Fe-S cluster assembly ATPase SufC — translation MLRIKDLQVSVEDKAILRGLNFDVRPGEVHAIMGPNGSGKSTLSATLAGREDYEVTHGSVEFNGKDLLEMSPEDRAGEGIFMAFQYPVEIPGVSNQFFLQTALNAVRKYRGLEALDRFDFQDLMEEKIKLLKMPEDLLTRSVNVGFSGGEKKRNDILQMAVLEPELCILDETDSGLDIDALKIVADGVNSLRDGKRSFIIVTHYQRILDYIKPDYVHVLYQGRIVKSGDFTLVKQLEEQGYGWLTDQQ, via the coding sequence ATGTTACGTATTAAAGATTTACAGGTTAGCGTAGAAGACAAAGCCATCCTGCGTGGCCTCAATTTTGACGTCAGGCCGGGTGAAGTCCACGCCATCATGGGGCCGAACGGTTCCGGGAAAAGTACGCTTTCTGCGACGCTGGCGGGGCGCGAAGATTATGAGGTGACCCACGGCTCGGTGGAGTTTAACGGCAAGGATCTGCTGGAGATGTCTCCGGAAGACCGAGCGGGAGAGGGCATCTTCATGGCCTTCCAGTACCCGGTCGAAATTCCGGGCGTCAGCAACCAGTTCTTCCTGCAGACGGCGCTGAATGCGGTGCGCAAGTATCGCGGCCTGGAGGCGCTGGACCGCTTTGACTTCCAGGATCTGATGGAAGAGAAGATCAAGCTGCTGAAAATGCCGGAAGATCTGCTGACCCGTTCGGTGAACGTTGGCTTTTCCGGCGGAGAGAAAAAGCGTAACGACATTCTGCAGATGGCGGTGCTCGAGCCCGAGCTGTGCATTCTGGATGAGACCGACTCCGGCCTGGATATCGACGCCCTGAAGATTGTCGCTGACGGGGTGAACTCCCTGCGCGACGGCAAACGTTCGTTCATTATCGTCACCCACTACCAGCGCATCCTGGACTACATCAAGCCGGATTACGTTCACGTGCTTTACCAGGGGCGTATTGTGAAATCCGGTGATTTCACGCTGGTTAAACAACTGGAGGAGCAGGGCTATGGCTGGCTTACCGATCAGCAGTAA
- the sufD gene encoding Fe-S cluster assembly protein SufD — translation MAGLPISSNALQQWHRLFEAQGGTRSEQAQQHLQQMLRLGLPTRKHENWKYTPLDGLLNAEFVTRRADLTPAQRDALAVRVDAVRLVFVDGEFRPELSDALQGSGFEIEINDERQPLSAPVQPEVFLHLTESLARRVTHIRVKRNQRPAKPLLLMHITQGVDGDEINTAHYRHHLEMAEGAEATVIEHYVSLNDIRHFTGSRLTMNVAANAQLHHVKLGFENAQSHHFAHNDIVLGQDAAAYSHSFLLGGSVLRHNTSTQLNGENTTLRINSLAMPVKSEVCDTRTWLEHNKGYCNSRQLHKTIVSDRGRAVFNGLINVAQHAIKTDGQMTNNNLLLGRLAEVDTKPQLEIYADDVKCSHGATVGRIDDEQMFYLRSRGIDQQAAQKMIIYAFAAELTEALNDGQLKQQVLARIGQRLPGGEA, via the coding sequence ATGGCTGGCTTACCGATCAGCAGTAATGCGCTCCAGCAGTGGCACAGGCTGTTTGAAGCCCAGGGCGGCACGCGCTCTGAGCAGGCGCAGCAGCATCTTCAGCAGATGCTGCGTCTCGGCCTGCCGACGCGTAAGCATGAGAACTGGAAGTACACCCCGCTTGATGGCCTGCTGAACGCCGAGTTTGTGACCCGTCGGGCGGATCTCACGCCTGCGCAGCGTGACGCGCTGGCAGTACGCGTGGATGCCGTGCGCCTGGTGTTTGTCGACGGTGAGTTCCGTCCGGAGCTGAGCGACGCCCTTCAGGGGAGCGGATTTGAGATTGAGATAAACGACGAGCGCCAGCCCCTGAGCGCCCCGGTTCAGCCTGAGGTTTTCCTGCACCTGACCGAGAGCCTGGCCCGCCGCGTGACGCACATCCGCGTGAAGCGTAACCAGCGTCCGGCAAAACCGCTGCTGCTGATGCATATCACCCAGGGTGTGGACGGCGACGAAATCAACACCGCGCACTATCGCCACCATCTTGAGATGGCGGAGGGAGCGGAGGCCACGGTAATCGAACATTACGTCAGCCTCAACGATATCCGACACTTTACCGGATCCCGTCTGACGATGAATGTTGCCGCCAATGCCCAGCTTCACCACGTCAAGCTGGGGTTTGAAAATGCGCAGAGCCACCACTTTGCCCATAACGACATTGTGCTGGGTCAGGATGCCGCAGCGTACAGCCATAGCTTCCTCCTCGGCGGGTCGGTGCTGCGCCACAATACCAGCACGCAGCTTAACGGTGAAAACACCACGCTGCGCATCAACAGCCTGGCGATGCCGGTTAAATCAGAGGTGTGCGACACGCGCACCTGGCTGGAGCACAACAAGGGCTACTGCAACAGCCGCCAGCTGCATAAAACCATCGTCAGCGACAGAGGTCGCGCGGTGTTTAACGGACTGATTAACGTGGCGCAGCACGCCATTAAAACCGACGGGCAGATGACCAACAACAATCTGCTGTTAGGTCGCCTGGCGGAAGTGGACACCAAACCGCAGCTGGAGATCTACGCCGACGACGTGAAGTGCAGCCACGGTGCGACGGTCGGGCGCATCGACGATGAGCAGATGTTCTACCTGCGTTCCCGCGGTATCGACCAGCAGGCGGCGCAGAAAATGATTATCTATGCGTTTGCCGCCGAACTGACGGAAGCGCTGAACGATGGTCAGTTGAAACAGCAGGTGCTGGCGCGTATCGGTCAGCGTCTGCCTGGAGGCGAAGCATGA
- the sufS gene encoding cysteine desulfurase SufS, whose protein sequence is MSFPVEKVRADFPVLTREVNGLPLAYLDSAASAQKPNQVVDAEAEFYRHGYAAVHRGIHTLSAEATQRMENVRTQLAAFLNARSPEELVFVRGTTEGINLVANSWGNAQVHAGDNIIITQMEHHANIVPWQMLCERVGAQLRVIPLNVDGTLQLDQLDALLDDKTRLVAVTQVSNVLGTENPVAAIVEKAHQAGAKVLIDGAQAVMHHAVDVQALDCDFYVFSGHKLYGPTGIGVLYVKEAILQAMPPWEGGGSMIATVSLTEGTTYARAPWRFEAGTPNTGGIIGLGAAVSYVSAIGLDSIQEYEQLLMHYALAELASVPDLTLYGPADRQGVIAFNLGKHHAYDVGSFLDNYGVAVRTGHHCAMPLMAFYQVPAMCRASLVMYNTTEEVDRLVAGLKRIHQLLG, encoded by the coding sequence ATGAGTTTTCCCGTCGAGAAAGTGCGGGCAGATTTCCCGGTTCTGACCCGTGAAGTAAACGGTCTTCCTCTGGCCTATCTGGACAGCGCGGCCAGCGCCCAGAAGCCGAATCAGGTGGTGGATGCGGAAGCCGAGTTTTATCGCCATGGCTACGCCGCCGTGCACCGGGGGATTCACACGCTGAGCGCGGAAGCCACCCAGCGTATGGAAAACGTGCGTACGCAGCTGGCCGCCTTCCTCAACGCGCGCTCGCCTGAAGAGCTGGTCTTCGTGCGCGGAACCACCGAAGGGATCAACCTTGTCGCCAACAGCTGGGGCAACGCGCAGGTCCACGCCGGGGATAACATCATCATCACCCAGATGGAGCACCACGCCAATATCGTGCCATGGCAGATGCTCTGCGAGCGCGTTGGCGCGCAATTGCGGGTCATTCCGCTCAACGTTGACGGGACGCTGCAGCTCGACCAGCTTGACGCATTGCTCGACGATAAAACCCGGCTGGTGGCGGTCACCCAGGTCTCCAACGTGCTCGGGACTGAAAACCCGGTGGCAGCGATTGTCGAAAAAGCTCATCAGGCCGGTGCGAAGGTCCTGATTGACGGCGCTCAGGCGGTGATGCACCACGCGGTTGACGTCCAGGCGCTGGACTGTGATTTCTACGTCTTTTCAGGCCACAAGCTCTATGGGCCTACCGGGATTGGGGTGCTGTACGTAAAAGAGGCAATTCTGCAGGCGATGCCGCCGTGGGAAGGGGGCGGGTCAATGATCGCCACCGTTAGCCTGACGGAAGGCACCACCTATGCCCGCGCGCCGTGGCGTTTTGAGGCGGGCACGCCCAACACCGGTGGGATTATCGGTTTGGGGGCGGCGGTGTCTTATGTCTCCGCAATCGGCCTTGATAGCATTCAGGAGTACGAACAGCTGCTGATGCACTATGCGCTTGCGGAGCTTGCCAGCGTGCCGGATCTGACCCTCTACGGGCCTGCCGATCGGCAAGGGGTGATTGCGTTTAATCTCGGGAAACATCACGCCTATGACGTGGGTAGTTTTCTCGATAACTACGGCGTGGCGGTCCGTACCGGGCACCACTGCGCCATGCCGCTGATGGCGTTTTACCAGGTACCGGCAATGTGCCGCGCGTCGCTGGTGATGTACAACACAACGGAAGAGGTCGACAGGCTGGTGGCGGGGCTTAAGCGCATTCATCAGCTGCTGGGCTAA
- the sufE gene encoding cysteine desulfuration protein SufE, whose amino-acid sequence MAELPDKDKLLRNFSRCANWEEKYLYIIELGQRLSPLGEEAHSPENSIQGCQSQVWIVMAQSDDGTIELRGDSDAAIVKGLIAVVFSLYHRMSAQDIVAFDVRPWFEKMALTQHLTPSRSQGLEAMIRAIRAKAAILS is encoded by the coding sequence ATGGCGGAACTGCCGGACAAAGATAAATTACTGCGCAACTTCTCGCGTTGCGCAAACTGGGAAGAGAAGTATCTCTATATCATTGAACTGGGACAGCGCTTATCGCCGCTCGGTGAAGAGGCGCACAGCCCGGAGAACAGTATTCAGGGCTGTCAGAGCCAGGTGTGGATTGTGATGGCGCAGTCAGATGACGGCACTATCGAATTGCGCGGCGACAGCGATGCGGCCATTGTAAAAGGCCTTATTGCGGTCGTCTTTAGCCTTTATCACCGGATGTCGGCGCAGGATATTGTCGCGTTTGATGTCCGCCCGTGGTTTGAAAAAATGGCCCTGACCCAACACCTCACCCCGTCCCGTTCTCAGGGACTGGAAGCGATGATTCGCGCCATTCGCGCCAAAGCTGCAATCCTTAGCTAG
- a CDS encoding L,D-transpeptidase family protein, which produces MKRASLITLLLLSSLGALNSARAMDYPLPPAGSRLIGQNQTYTIQEGDNKLQTIARRFNTAAQVLLETNNTIAPVNPAPGTVITIPSQMLLPDTPREGIVVNLAELRLYYFPPGENIVQVFPLGIGQLGLETPVTTTRVSQKIPNPTWTPTPGIRARSLEQGIKLPPVVPAGPNNPLGRFALRLGVGNGEYLIHGTSAPDSVGLRVSSGCMRMNAPDIKALFEQVRVGTRVQIINEPVKFSVEPDGKRYIEVHRPLAQVEGENPQVSPITHSADFATFVSQAGSDKALIDKALSRRAGIPVIVSSGSAPSASNSVLSVQNSRVSAAVAEDEGEKVTQ; this is translated from the coding sequence ATGAAGCGCGCGTCTCTCATAACTCTATTACTCCTCAGTTCGCTCGGCGCACTTAATTCGGCCCGCGCGATGGACTATCCGTTGCCGCCCGCAGGCAGTCGCCTGATTGGGCAAAATCAAACCTACACGATACAGGAAGGGGATAATAAGCTGCAGACCATCGCCCGTCGGTTTAATACGGCGGCGCAGGTGCTCCTGGAAACGAACAATACCATTGCGCCGGTAAACCCTGCGCCTGGAACCGTCATTACCATCCCGTCGCAGATGCTGTTGCCGGACACGCCGCGCGAGGGCATTGTGGTGAACCTCGCAGAGCTTCGGCTTTACTACTTCCCGCCGGGAGAAAACATCGTTCAGGTCTTCCCGCTCGGCATCGGACAGCTGGGGCTGGAAACGCCGGTCACGACCACGCGCGTGAGCCAGAAGATCCCGAATCCCACCTGGACGCCCACGCCGGGCATCAGAGCACGCTCCCTGGAGCAGGGAATTAAATTACCTCCGGTGGTGCCTGCCGGGCCCAATAACCCGCTGGGACGCTTCGCGCTGCGTTTAGGCGTGGGCAATGGGGAATATCTCATCCACGGCACCAGCGCACCGGACAGCGTTGGTCTGCGGGTCAGTTCCGGCTGTATGCGTATGAACGCCCCGGATATCAAAGCGCTGTTCGAACAGGTGCGGGTGGGCACGCGTGTGCAGATTATTAATGAACCCGTCAAGTTCTCCGTTGAGCCGGATGGTAAACGCTATATTGAAGTCCACCGTCCGCTGGCGCAGGTAGAAGGGGAAAATCCGCAGGTCTCGCCAATTACCCACTCCGCCGACTTTGCGACCTTTGTTTCTCAGGCGGGAAGCGATAAGGCGCTGATTGATAAAGCCCTGTCACGCCGTGCCGGGATCCCGGTTATCGTGTCGTCAGGTAGCGCTCCGTCAGCCAGCAATAGCGTGTTGTCGGTGCAGAACAGTCGGGTGTCTGCAGCTGTTGCGGAAGATGAAGGGGAGAAGGTGACGCAGTAG
- the lpp gene encoding murein lipoprotein Lpp: MNRTKLVLGAVILGSTLLAGCSSNAKIDQLSSDVQTLNAKVDQLSNDVNAMRSDVQAAKDDAARANQRLDNQATKYRK, from the coding sequence ATGAATCGTACTAAACTGGTACTGGGCGCGGTAATCCTGGGTTCTACTCTGCTGGCTGGTTGCTCCAGCAACGCTAAAATCGATCAGCTGTCTTCTGACGTTCAGACTCTGAACGCTAAAGTTGACCAGCTGAGCAACGACGTGAACGCAATGCGTTCCGACGTTCAGGCTGCTAAAGACGACGCAGCTCGCGCTAACCAGCGTCTGGACAACCAGGCTACTAAATACCGTAAGTAA
- the pykF gene encoding pyruvate kinase PykF, with protein sequence MKKTKIVCTIGPKTESEEMLTKMLDAGMNVMRLNFSHGDYAEHGQRIQNLRNVMSKTGKKAAILLDTKGPEIRTIKLEGGNDVSLKAGQTFTFTTDKSVVGNSEIVAVTYEGFTNDLSVGNTVLVDDGLIGMEVTAIEGNKVICKVLNNGDLGENKGVNLPGVSIALPALAEKDKQDLIFGCEQGVDFVAASFIRKRSDVVEIREHLKAHGGEKIQIISKIENQEGLNNFDEILEASDGIMVARGDLGVEIPVEEVIFAQKMMIEKCVRARKVVITATQMLDSMIKNPRPTRAEAGDVANAILDGTDAVMLSGESAKGKYPLEAVTIMATICERTDRVMKSRLDYNNDSRKLRITEAVCRGAVETAEKLEAPLIVVATQGGKSARAVRKYFPDATILALTTNETTARQLVLSKGVIPHLVKEIASTDDFYRLGKEVALELVDRGLAQKGDVVVMVSGALVPSGTTNTASVHVL encoded by the coding sequence ATGAAAAAGACGAAAATTGTTTGTACTATCGGCCCGAAAACCGAATCTGAAGAGATGCTGACCAAAATGCTGGACGCCGGCATGAACGTGATGCGTCTGAACTTCTCCCACGGTGACTACGCAGAACACGGTCAGCGTATCCAGAACTTGCGCAACGTGATGAGCAAGACCGGTAAAAAAGCTGCGATCCTGCTGGATACCAAAGGTCCAGAAATCCGTACCATCAAACTGGAAGGCGGTAACGACGTCTCTCTGAAAGCGGGCCAGACCTTCACCTTCACCACCGACAAATCCGTTGTCGGCAACAGCGAAATCGTTGCAGTGACCTATGAAGGCTTCACCAACGACCTGTCCGTCGGTAACACCGTGCTGGTGGACGATGGTCTGATCGGTATGGAAGTCACCGCGATCGAAGGCAACAAGGTTATCTGTAAAGTGCTGAACAACGGCGACCTGGGCGAAAACAAAGGCGTTAACCTGCCGGGCGTTTCTATCGCGCTGCCAGCACTGGCTGAAAAAGACAAACAGGACCTGATCTTCGGTTGCGAACAAGGCGTTGACTTTGTTGCGGCCTCCTTCATCCGTAAGCGCTCAGACGTGGTTGAAATTCGTGAGCACCTGAAAGCGCACGGCGGCGAGAAGATCCAGATCATCTCCAAAATTGAAAACCAGGAAGGCCTGAACAACTTCGACGAAATCCTCGAAGCGTCTGACGGCATCATGGTTGCACGTGGCGACCTGGGCGTAGAAATCCCGGTTGAAGAGGTGATCTTCGCGCAGAAGATGATGATCGAGAAATGTGTTCGCGCGCGTAAAGTGGTTATCACCGCAACGCAAATGCTGGACTCCATGATCAAAAACCCACGCCCTACCCGCGCTGAAGCAGGCGACGTGGCAAACGCCATCCTTGACGGTACTGATGCCGTTATGCTGTCCGGCGAATCCGCCAAGGGTAAATATCCGCTGGAAGCGGTGACCATCATGGCCACCATCTGCGAACGTACCGACCGCGTGATGAAAAGCCGTCTGGATTACAACAACGACAGCCGCAAGCTGCGCATCACCGAAGCGGTATGCCGCGGTGCAGTAGAAACGGCTGAGAAACTGGAAGCGCCACTGATCGTGGTTGCCACCCAGGGCGGTAAATCTGCTCGCGCGGTGCGTAAATACTTCCCGGATGCGACTATCCTGGCGCTGACCACCAATGAAACCACTGCCCGCCAGCTGGTGCTGAGCAAAGGCGTGATCCCTCACCTGGTGAAAGAGATCGCCTCTACGGATGATTTCTACCGTCTGGGTAAAGAAGTGGCGCTGGAGCTGGTTGATCGTGGTCTGGCACAGAAAGGTGACGTTGTGGTCATGGTTTCTGGCGCACTGGTACCAAGCGGAACCACCAATACCGCATCTGTTCACGTGCTGTAA
- a CDS encoding PLP-dependent aspartate aminotransferase family protein, whose protein sequence is MKNLATLSVHSGEFNDQHGAVMPPIYATSTFSQPSPGEHTGYEYSRSGNPTRHALETAIAELEGGTRGYAFASGLAAISTVLELLDKDSHIVAIDDVYGGTYRLIENVRKRSTGLQVSWVKPDDLAGLEAAIRPDTRMVWVETPTNPLLKLADLAAIAAIARRHNVISVADNTFASPVIHRPLESGFDIVVHSATKYLNGHSDVVAGLAIVGDNRELADRLSYLQNAVGGVLDPFSSFLTLRGIRTLALRVEKHSTNALAIAQWLEQHPLVEKVFYPGLESHPQYQLARAQMALPGGMISVVVKGDAQRATEVIRNLKLFTLAESLGGVESLVSQPYSMTHASIPLEQRLANGIVPQLIRLSVGIEDPKDLIADLSQALQK, encoded by the coding sequence ATGAAAAACCTGGCAACCCTGAGCGTACACAGCGGCGAGTTCAACGACCAGCACGGCGCCGTAATGCCGCCGATTTACGCCACCTCGACGTTTTCGCAACCGTCACCCGGCGAGCATACCGGCTATGAATATTCCCGCAGCGGCAACCCTACACGCCATGCGCTGGAAACCGCCATCGCCGAACTGGAAGGCGGCACGCGCGGTTACGCCTTCGCCTCCGGTCTGGCGGCCATCTCCACGGTGCTCGAACTGCTGGACAAAGACAGCCATATTGTCGCCATTGATGACGTTTACGGCGGGACGTACCGCCTGATTGAAAACGTGCGCAAGCGCAGCACCGGCCTGCAGGTCAGCTGGGTTAAACCGGACGACCTGGCCGGGCTTGAGGCCGCCATCCGCCCGGATACCCGCATGGTGTGGGTCGAAACGCCAACCAACCCGCTTCTGAAGCTGGCGGATCTGGCGGCCATTGCGGCGATCGCCCGTCGTCATAACGTCATCAGCGTGGCGGATAACACCTTCGCGTCGCCGGTGATCCACCGTCCGCTGGAGTCGGGTTTCGATATCGTGGTGCATTCCGCCACCAAATACCTGAACGGCCATTCTGACGTGGTGGCCGGGCTGGCGATTGTCGGGGACAACAGGGAACTGGCGGATAGGCTGAGCTATCTGCAAAACGCGGTGGGCGGCGTACTGGATCCGTTCAGCAGCTTCCTGACGCTGCGCGGTATTCGCACGCTTGCGCTGAGGGTAGAAAAGCACAGCACCAACGCGCTGGCGATTGCGCAATGGCTGGAGCAGCATCCTCTGGTCGAAAAGGTGTTCTATCCCGGCCTGGAATCGCACCCGCAATACCAGCTTGCCCGCGCGCAGATGGCCCTGCCCGGTGGGATGATTTCCGTCGTGGTAAAAGGCGATGCGCAACGCGCCACCGAGGTGATTCGCAACCTGAAGTTGTTCACCCTCGCGGAAAGCCTGGGCGGCGTGGAAAGTCTGGTGAGCCAGCCTTACAGCATGACGCACGCCTCGATTCCGCTGGAGCAACGCCTGGCGAACGGCATTGTGCCGCAGCTGATCCGTCTGTCAGTCGGGATTGAAGATCCCAAAGACCTGATTGCCGACCTCAGCCAGGCGCTGCAAAAATAA
- a CDS encoding cystathionine beta-synthase: MTIYHSVTELIGRTPLIQLHKLDTGPCSLFLKLENQNPGGSIKDRVALSMINEAERTGQLQPGGTIIEATAGNTGLGLALIAAQKGYSLILVVPDKMSREKIFHLRALGAQVVLTRSDVNKGHPAYYQDYAQRLASELPGAFYIDQFNNEANPLAHRTTTAPELYEQLDGQIDAIVVGVGSGGTLGGLQAWFAEHSPHTEFVLADPAGSVLADQVETGRYQDAGSWLVEGIGEDFIPPLAHIEGVNRAWRITDREAFTTARDLLKTEGILAGSSSGTLLAAALKYCQAQTTPKRVVTFACDSGNKYLSKMFNDDWMRQQGLITRPQAGDLSDYIALRHDEGATVTAAPDDTLSTVLARMRLYDISQLPVLENGKVVGIIDEWDLLRHIGGDGDRFALPVTAAMTRQVEFLDKHAPESALNAIFDRGLVAVINDNDRFLGLITRSDVLTAWRNRLQQ; encoded by the coding sequence ATGACGATTTATCACTCCGTCACTGAACTGATTGGTCGTACCCCGCTTATCCAATTGCATAAGCTTGATACCGGTCCCTGCTCGCTGTTCCTGAAGCTGGAAAACCAGAATCCGGGCGGTTCGATTAAGGATCGCGTTGCGCTGTCGATGATTAACGAAGCGGAGCGTACCGGCCAGCTGCAGCCGGGCGGCACGATTATTGAGGCGACGGCGGGGAACACCGGTCTCGGGCTGGCGCTGATCGCCGCCCAGAAGGGCTACTCGCTGATCCTGGTGGTGCCGGACAAAATGAGCCGGGAGAAGATTTTCCACCTGCGCGCGCTGGGTGCCCAGGTGGTGCTGACCCGCTCAGACGTCAACAAGGGCCACCCCGCCTATTATCAGGATTACGCCCAGCGCCTGGCCAGCGAGCTGCCCGGCGCGTTTTACATCGACCAGTTCAATAACGAAGCCAACCCGCTGGCGCACCGGACCACCACGGCACCGGAACTGTACGAACAGCTTGACGGCCAGATCGACGCCATCGTGGTGGGCGTCGGCTCAGGCGGTACGCTGGGCGGCCTGCAGGCGTGGTTCGCCGAGCACTCGCCGCATACCGAGTTTGTCCTGGCAGACCCGGCCGGATCGGTGCTGGCCGACCAGGTTGAAACCGGACGCTACCAGGACGCGGGCTCCTGGCTGGTTGAGGGTATTGGCGAAGACTTTATTCCGCCGCTGGCCCACATTGAAGGGGTGAATCGCGCCTGGCGCATTACCGACCGCGAGGCCTTCACCACCGCGCGCGATCTGCTGAAAACGGAAGGCATTCTGGCGGGCTCCTCCAGCGGCACGCTGCTGGCGGCCGCGCTGAAATATTGCCAGGCGCAGACCACGCCGAAGCGCGTGGTGACCTTCGCCTGCGACAGCGGCAATAAGTATCTCTCGAAGATGTTCAACGACGACTGGATGCGTCAGCAAGGCCTTATCACCCGCCCTCAGGCCGGCGACCTCTCCGACTACATCGCCCTGCGCCACGATGAAGGCGCCACCGTCACCGCCGCCCCGGACGACACGCTTTCCACCGTGCTGGCACGCATGCGCCTGTATGACATCTCCCAGCTGCCGGTGCTGGAGAACGGCAAGGTGGTGGGCATTATCGACGAGTGGGATCTCCTGCGGCACATCGGCGGCGACGGCGACCGCTTCGCGCTTCCGGTGACGGCAGCCATGACGCGTCAGGTGGAGTTTCTTGATAAACACGCTCCGGAAAGCGCCCTGAACGCCATCTTCGACCGCGGCCTGGTGGCCGTGATTAATGACAACGACCGTTTTCTCGGTCTGATTACGCGCAGCGACGTTCTGACCGCCTGGCGCAACCGTCTTCAGCAATAA
- a CDS encoding ATP-binding cassette domain-containing protein, translating into MIVLRNISKVFDNGKVALTAVDNVNLTIEQGQIYGIIGYSGAGKSTLIRLLNGLEKPSAGSVTINGQDISAAKGEALRQARLKISMVFQHFNLLWSRTVSENIAFSMQIAGVPKASIKARVAELVDLVGLKGRENAYPSQLSGGQKQRVGIARALANSPDVLLCDEATSALDPQTTDQILDLLLDINRRFRLTIVLITHEMHVVRKICDRVAVMENGKVVEEGDVLSVFTHPQQPITQQFVRQVSQYAEEETFNTELANDLEGTVIRLTFTGHSTHKPIVGELTLRYGLPFNILHGKMTQTAHGVFGQLWVHVVASDEQLNNILADLKHSDIEGEVIKHG; encoded by the coding sequence ATGATCGTACTCAGGAATATTTCGAAGGTTTTTGACAACGGAAAGGTCGCGCTGACTGCCGTTGATAACGTCAATTTGACGATAGAGCAGGGACAGATTTACGGAATTATTGGCTACAGCGGGGCCGGGAAAAGCACGCTGATTCGTCTGCTGAACGGCCTGGAAAAACCCAGCGCCGGAAGCGTGACCATTAACGGGCAGGATATCTCTGCGGCAAAAGGTGAAGCGCTGCGCCAGGCGCGCCTGAAAATCAGCATGGTGTTCCAGCACTTCAACCTGCTGTGGTCGCGTACGGTGAGCGAGAACATCGCTTTCTCGATGCAAATCGCCGGTGTGCCAAAAGCCAGCATTAAGGCGCGCGTCGCCGAGCTGGTGGATCTGGTTGGCCTGAAGGGGCGCGAGAATGCGTACCCGTCCCAGCTGAGCGGCGGGCAAAAGCAGCGCGTGGGTATTGCGCGCGCTTTGGCTAACAGCCCTGACGTGTTGCTCTGCGATGAAGCCACGTCCGCGCTCGACCCGCAGACCACCGATCAGATCCTCGATCTGCTGCTGGATATTAACCGCCGCTTCAGGCTGACCATCGTGCTGATCACCCACGAGATGCACGTGGTGCGCAAAATCTGCGACCGCGTGGCGGTGATGGAGAACGGTAAAGTGGTGGAGGAGGGCGACGTGCTGAGCGTCTTTACCCATCCGCAGCAGCCCATCACGCAGCAGTTTGTCCGCCAGGTGAGCCAGTATGCCGAAGAGGAAACCTTCAATACCGAACTGGCAAACGATCTGGAAGGCACGGTCATAAGGCTGACCTTTACCGGGCACAGCACCCATAAGCCGATTGTGGGTGAACTCACGCTGCGCTACGGCCTGCCGTTTAACATCCTGCACGGGAAAATGACGCAAACCGCCCACGGCGTGTTTGGCCAGCTCTGGGTACATGTAGTGGCATCCGATGAACAACTGAACAATATCCTCGCCGACCTGAAGCACAGCGATATTGAAGGCGAGGTGATTAAACATGGCTGA
- a CDS encoding methionine ABC transporter permease, with protein MAENLFPHLKWDQLWAATLETLYMTALSGVATFVLGIVLGLALFLTARGGLFHNRTVYSVISIVVNVFRSIPFIILIVLLIPFTKTVVGTILGANAALPALIVGAAPFYARLVEIALREVDKGVIEATRSMGARLSTLVFRVLLPESSPALVSGITVTLIALVSYSAMAGVIGAGGLGNLAYLEGFQRNHGDVTLVATVTILIIVFIIQFCGDVITSLLDKR; from the coding sequence ATGGCTGAGAATCTCTTTCCGCATCTGAAGTGGGATCAGCTTTGGGCGGCGACGCTGGAGACGCTGTACATGACCGCGCTGTCCGGCGTGGCGACGTTTGTGCTGGGCATCGTGCTGGGTCTGGCGCTGTTTTTAACCGCGCGCGGCGGATTGTTCCACAACCGCACGGTCTATAGCGTCATTTCGATTGTGGTGAACGTGTTCCGTTCCATTCCGTTCATCATCCTGATTGTCCTGCTGATCCCGTTCACCAAGACCGTCGTCGGCACCATCCTTGGCGCCAACGCGGCGCTGCCGGCGCTGATTGTGGGCGCCGCACCGTTCTACGCACGCCTGGTGGAAATTGCCCTGCGTGAAGTGGATAAAGGCGTCATCGAAGCAACGCGCTCGATGGGCGCACGACTGAGCACGTTAGTGTTTCGGGTTTTACTGCCGGAATCATCACCCGCACTGGTATCGGGTATTACGGTGACGCTGATTGCGCTGGTGAGCTACAGCGCAATGGCGGGGGTGATTGGCGCCGGCGGTTTGGGAAATCTGGCTTATCTGGAAGGATTCCAGCGCAACCATGGTGACGTCACGCTGGTGGCAACGGTGACCATTCTGATCATCGTTTTCATTATCCAGTTCTGCGGCGATGTCATTACTTCACTGTTAGATAAACGCTAA